A portion of the Tiliqua scincoides isolate rTilSci1 chromosome 3, rTilSci1.hap2, whole genome shotgun sequence genome contains these proteins:
- the CISD1 gene encoding CDGSH iron-sulfur domain-containing protein 1 has product MGLGSNSSVRVEWIVAVSVAAGAAAIGYLTYKKFFHKDKCCNAIVNRHIQKDNPKVVHAFDMEDLGDKAVYCRCWRSKTFPLCDGSHTKHNEETGDNVGPLIIKRKDA; this is encoded by the exons ATGGGGCTCGGGTCGAATTCTTCTGTgagag TTGAATGGATTGTAGCAGTCTCAGttgctgctggagcagcagccatTGGGTATCTCACTTACAAAAAATTTTTCCACAAAGACAAGTGCTGTAATGCTATTGTAAACCGTCATATCCAGAAAGATAATCCTAAGGTAGTTCATGCATTTGATATGGAAGACTTGGGAGATAAAGCTGTCTACTGCAGATGCTGGAGGTCTAAGACG TTCCCACTATGTGATGGATCCCACACAAAGCATAATGAGGAGACAGGAGACAACGTTGGACCTCTGATAATCAAAAGAAAAGATGCATAA